Below is a genomic region from Gemmatimonadales bacterium.
GAGCTCCTTCTCGAGGTCCGCGGCGCCCAGCGCCTCGAACACGGGGTCGTGCTCGCCGCCCTGATACCCGCCCTCGACCTCCAGGCCGGCCACTACCACCGCCTTCGCCGCCTCGACCAGGCGCGGCAGCCGTTCCCGGTACACCTCGAGCGCGGCGGCGCAGCTGCGGAACGCCAGGTCGCCGTCCGTACCCGGCATCCCGGTCGCGGCCCGCGCGGGGAAGAACTCCGGTGACCCGAGCGTCGCCAGCAGCCGCCGGATGCGCCGCCGGCGCTCGTCGGACAGCGAGGTCTTCGCCCGGGTCCGCGTGAGCAGGCCGGACATCGCGTCGAAGTCGAACTCGGCCGCGAACCCCGTCCCCACCGAGGCGCGCAGGCGGTCCGGGCTCATGCCGGCCGCCGAGTACTCCTCCTCGGCGATGAGGATCTCGGAGAGCTGCAGGACCAGCCGGTCGATCGTCTTGCGCATGGAGCGCGCCTTGGACTCCTGTGCGCTCCGCCACGCGTGCGTCAGCAGCCGGGCGGGGAGGTCGCGGTCGCAGCCGGCCACCTCACCGTCCACCAGCGCGGTCCGCAGTTGGCCCAGGTCGTCCGCGAGAGCGGCGTCGGAGCCGGTGGCGAGGGCGCGCGCCGCCTCGTCCCACAGCGACGACAGCGTACCCGCGGCGCCGCCGGCGACCCGGGCGCGGATGGCGCGCTCGAGCCGGCGCGCGCGGTGCGTCAGCCGTCCGGCAGCGGGCCCCCCGGCGAGTCCGCCCACGATGTCGTCGAACAGGTCGGAGAGGGAGCGCACGACCGGATCCGCCCCCGGTCCGACCAGGACGACCGGGAAGTCATAGCGCAGCGCGGCGAGGTCCCGGTAGCGGGCCAGGAGCGCCGGGAGCAGTCCGAGCCCCTCGATGCCGTCGAGTCCCCGACCGGCCGTCCGGCCCGTGAGGTAGAACGCGACCTGGTCCTGCGCCTGCGTCGTCAGGTTCCGCTCCGGGTGTGCGGGAACCGGGTCCCCGGCGCCGCGACGGCGCGATGCTCACGCATCGGAGGTCTCGGCGGTGTCCTCGTCCCTGGGCCAGATGGTGAACTGGTCCAGCTCCGCTTCGAGCCCGCTGCGGATCAGGTCCACCGTGCGCAGGTCCGGGCTCCGCCGCGTGTCCTCGTAGCAGGGGACGTCGGGGTTGTGGTACAAGATGCCGACGGGGAGCGGATCGGTCTCCCAGGCGATCTGGTGCGCGCGGTGGATGTCCAAGGGATCGTGCTCCAGCTGGCGCGGGTAGATCGAGGCCAGCGGCCGGCTGATCTTCAGACCTCGCGCATGGTGGAGCAGCAGGACCTTCTGGGGGTCGCGGACCCACGGATCCAGCAGGTGCGGCAGGTACTCCGGGCACCGCTGCACGATCCGGATGAAGGAGAACCCCCGGTGCCGGTAGGCCGCCAGCAGGATGTCGTAGAGGAGTTCCGGGATCCAATCGGCCGCCTGCGCGACGAACGAGACGTTCTGCACGGCGAGCGTGATGGGCAGCGGCTCCATGGCCTCGAGGTACGCGCCCCGCGGCGTCGTGTTGGTCCGCAGGCCCCGCGGCGTCGTCGGCGACGCCTGCATCTTGGTGAGGCCGTAGACGTGGTTGTCGTGCACCATCACGGTCATGTTCATGTTGTAGCGCACGGCGTGGATCCAGTGCGCCGCGCCGATGCTGAAGCAGTCGCCGTCGCCGGTGCTGACGAAGACGTCGAGGTCGGGGCGGGCCATGCGGATGCCCTCCGCGACCGGCAGCGCCCGGCCGTGCAGCCCGTGGAACCCGTAGGTGCTCATGTAGTGGGGCAGGCGGCTGGAGCAGCCGATGCCCGAGACGAACACCGTCTTGTCCGGGCGGAGCCCCTCGTCCCGGCAGAGCCGCTGGACCGCGGCCAGGATCGCGTTGTCGCCGCAGCCGGTGCACCAGCGCGGCACGCCCTTCTGGTAGTCCTCCAGCTCGTAGTGCTCCTCGTGCATCCGGAGCAGACACTCCAAGGGGGTGTTCGGTATCGTCGGGCTCGCGCTCATGGCCGCTCCATCCTCTCGAGGATCGCGCGGCGGGCGCTGCCGGGCTTGATCGGCTGGCCCCGCACCTCGCTCCAGCAGTCCACGTCGATCAGGTAGCGCGACCGCAGCAGCAGCGCCAGCGCCGAGAAGCGCCGGTTCGACTCGTTGATCATCTCGTCCTCCACGCGGTCACACCAGTTGCCTTCGATCGTCATCACCTTGCCGAACCGCTGCAGGATCTCCTTGATCCCCGGCGGCAGCGGCTGGAGGAACCGCAGGTGCATCGAGGACACCTGGTGTCCCTCGGCCTGCAGGCCGGCGACGGCCTCCTCGATCGCGCCCCGCGTGCTCCCCCAGCCGACGACGAGGAGGTCGCCGCGCTCGGCGCCGACGACCGTCGGCGGCCGCAGCGTCCGCTGGAACGCCGCCAGCTTGAGGCTCCGGGCCCGGATCCCCTGCTGGTTGATCTCGGCGTCGTACGCGACGTGGCTCAACTCGTCGTGGGCGAGGCCCGTCAGCGTGTGTGCGCCACCCGGCTGGCCCGGCACGAACCGCCGCGCCAGGCCGGTCGTCGGATCCCAGTCGTACGGTTTGAGCCCCGGGGGGACGGCGCTCTGGTCCACCGGAGGGGCGATCCAGGCCTCGTCGAACCGCGGCCGGGGGAAGGGCGTCTGCGCCGTCGCCAGGTTGGCGTCCGAGAGGATCACCACGACCATGTTGAACGTCTCGGCGATCCGGCGCGCGGCGATGACCGAGTAGAAGCAGTCCTCGATCGAGCTCGCCGCCATCACGATCTTCGGCGCGTCCCCGTGGCTGCCGAAGATCGTCGCCAGGAGGTCGCCCTGCTCGCCCTTCGTGGGCTGGCCCGTGCTGGGCCCGCCGCGCTGCACGTTCACGACCACCAGCGGGATCTCGCCCATAACGGCGAGGCCGATTCCCTCCTGCTTGAGCGAGTACCCCGGGCCGGACGTGATCGTCACCGCGCAGCGCCCCGCGTACGAGGCGCCGATGGCGAACGTGCAGGCGGCGATCTCGTCCTCCGCCTGATGCACCACGCCGCCCACCCGCTCGAACACCTCGCTGAGGTAGTGCGACGCGGACGTGGCCGGCGTGATGGGATACATGGCGCAGACTTCCATGCCCGACGCGATGACGCCGAGGGCCATCGCGTGGTTGCCGTTGATCACGATCTGCGGCTCGGAGACGTGAACAGCCGGGATGTGGTACCGGAACCGCAGGTGCTCGCCCGCCCACGCGTACCCGGCCTCGACCAGCCGAGTATTCGTCTCCACGACGCTCGCGGCCTTCTTCCGGAACGTTAGGGCGACCTGGTCGCGCGCCAACTGGAGGTCGAGGCTGTACAGGCGGCACAGCATGCCGAGCACGAACATGTTCTTGCCGCGCCGGGGGTCGGCGACGAGCTTGCGGCACTCCTGCTCCATCGGGATCTCGTGCACGCGGTATCCCGCCGCGACGAGGCCCTCAACGGTCTGCGCGTACTCCGCCGCGATCTGCTCGTCCGGGTCCTCCCTCCACATGCTCTCCAGGAGGATGATGCAGCCGGGCTTCAGCTCCCCGGCCCGGGTCCGCCCGAGCAGCACCTGCTCGTTGAACGCGACGACGAGATCGGCCTCGTCGCCACCGTTCGTGACGCGCCGGGAGGCGAGCCGGATGCGGTTGCCGCTGGCGCCCGCGACGCTGCGGGCCGGCGGCTGGATCTCGGCCGGGATGATCTCGACCGTCCAGACCCCGTTGCCCGTCCGCGCCGCGATCGCCCCGAATGACTGGCCGCAGCGTTGCGCGCCCTCGCCGGAATCGCTGATGACCTCGACGATGTGCTCCGTTACGCCGGTGACCGGCGGCTCCCCGCCCGCCCCCGAGGCCTGCGCCCGCGGCTGCTTCGTCCGTGCCCGGGCTGACGCCGTGCTCATCGTGCCGCCGCCATGGTCCGCTCTCCCTCACCCTCGCGCGCCTGCGCAACGGTGGCCGGGGGCCGGCCGTCCGACCGCGCGAGGCGGACGCGCGCGAAGTTCCGCTCCCGCAGGTCGATCCCGAACGGGTGGTCGTCGCCGCCACCGTACGGCTCGGCCACGTCCCGGATGCCGAGGTAGGCCTTCATGCTCCGCGCGGCCAGCCGCCCCGCGCCCATCGCCTCGATGACGGTCGCCGCGCCGGTGACGATATCGCCGCCGGCATACACGCCGGCCATCGAGGTGGCCAGGGTCTCGTCGACCTGGAGGTAGCCCCGCTGGTTCAGTGCCAGCTTCGAGGTCTGGCCGATGATCGGATTGGCGTGCGTGCCGATGGCGAACACCACCTGGTCGGTCTGGAACTCGAACTCGCTTCCAGGAATGGGCACGGGGCGGCGCCGGCCCGACTCGTCCGGCTCTCCCAGCTCCATCCGGATGCAGCGCATGGCGCGCACGTTCCCCTTGCCGTCTTCCAGCACCTCGACCGGGGCCGTCAGCCAGTGGAACTCGATGCCTTCCTCCTCGGCGTGGTGGACCTCCTCCACGCGGGCCGGCGCCTCGGTCCGGGAACGCCGGTAGACGCAGTGGACCTTCTCCGCACCGAGCCGCAGGCACACGCGCATCGCGTCCATCGCCGTGTTGCCGGCGCCGATCACCGCCACCTGTCGACCGAGCGGGATCGGCGTGTCGTAATTCGGGAAGCTCCGGGCCAGCATGAGGTTGCAGCGCGTGAGCAGCTCGTTGGCCGACAGCACGCCGTTCAGCGAGTCGCCGGGGATGCCCATCATCGCAGGGGCGCCCGCGCCGGTTCCGATGAACACCGCGTGGAAGCCGAACTCGTCGAGCAGCTGCTCGATGGTGAACAGCCGCCCGACGACCGTGTTGCACTCGAACCGCACGCCGAGCTTCTTCAGGTTGTCGATCTCTGCGTCGATGACCTCGTTAGGCAGGCGGAAGTCCGGGATGCCGTACCGCAGCACCCCGCCCGGCTCGTGGAACGCCTCGTAGACCGTCACGGCGCACCCGGCCTTGGCCATGTCGGCGGCGCACGCCATGCCGGCCGGGCCCGAGCCCACGATCGCGACTCGGAAGCCCGTGGGCTCGATGTGCGGCACGCTCGCCCAGTGCTCGGCGATCGCGCGGTCGCCCACGAACCGCTCGAGCCGCCCGATGGCCACCGGCTCCAGCGGGTCCGTCACGATGCAGACGCCCTCGCACT
It encodes:
- a CDS encoding thiamine pyrophosphate-dependent enzyme, whose protein sequence is MSASPTIPNTPLECLLRMHEEHYELEDYQKGVPRWCTGCGDNAILAAVQRLCRDEGLRPDKTVFVSGIGCSSRLPHYMSTYGFHGLHGRALPVAEGIRMARPDLDVFVSTGDGDCFSIGAAHWIHAVRYNMNMTVMVHDNHVYGLTKMQASPTTPRGLRTNTTPRGAYLEAMEPLPITLAVQNVSFVAQAADWIPELLYDILLAAYRHRGFSFIRIVQRCPEYLPHLLDPWVRDPQKVLLLHHARGLKISRPLASIYPRQLEHDPLDIHRAHQIAWETDPLPVGILYHNPDVPCYEDTRRSPDLRTVDLIRSGLEAELDQFTIWPRDEDTAETSDA
- a CDS encoding 2-oxoacid:acceptor oxidoreductase subunit alpha, with translation MSTASARARTKQPRAQASGAGGEPPVTGVTEHIVEVISDSGEGAQRCGQSFGAIAARTGNGVWTVEIIPAEIQPPARSVAGASGNRIRLASRRVTNGGDEADLVVAFNEQVLLGRTRAGELKPGCIILLESMWREDPDEQIAAEYAQTVEGLVAAGYRVHEIPMEQECRKLVADPRRGKNMFVLGMLCRLYSLDLQLARDQVALTFRKKAASVVETNTRLVEAGYAWAGEHLRFRYHIPAVHVSEPQIVINGNHAMALGVIASGMEVCAMYPITPATSASHYLSEVFERVGGVVHQAEDEIAACTFAIGASYAGRCAVTITSGPGYSLKQEGIGLAVMGEIPLVVVNVQRGGPSTGQPTKGEQGDLLATIFGSHGDAPKIVMAASSIEDCFYSVIAARRIAETFNMVVVILSDANLATAQTPFPRPRFDEAWIAPPVDQSAVPPGLKPYDWDPTTGLARRFVPGQPGGAHTLTGLAHDELSHVAYDAEINQQGIRARSLKLAAFQRTLRPPTVVGAERGDLLVVGWGSTRGAIEEAVAGLQAEGHQVSSMHLRFLQPLPPGIKEILQRFGKVMTIEGNWCDRVEDEMINESNRRFSALALLLRSRYLIDVDCWSEVRGQPIKPGSARRAILERMERP
- the gltA gene encoding NADPH-dependent glutamate synthase, which codes for MAKKRTIRTIPQERTPVRELPPAERIRSFGEVNCGYTAEEAIRESERCLFCEDAVCIAGCPVAIDIPAFIRKIGERDFRGAYDVIAETNFLPAICGRVCPQETQCEGVCIVTDPLEPVAIGRLERFVGDRAIAEHWASVPHIEPTGFRVAIVGSGPAGMACAADMAKAGCAVTVYEAFHEPGGVLRYGIPDFRLPNEVIDAEIDNLKKLGVRFECNTVVGRLFTIEQLLDEFGFHAVFIGTGAGAPAMMGIPGDSLNGVLSANELLTRCNLMLARSFPNYDTPIPLGRQVAVIGAGNTAMDAMRVCLRLGAEKVHCVYRRSRTEAPARVEEVHHAEEEGIEFHWLTAPVEVLEDGKGNVRAMRCIRMELGEPDESGRRRPVPIPGSEFEFQTDQVVFAIGTHANPIIGQTSKLALNQRGYLQVDETLATSMAGVYAGGDIVTGAATVIEAMGAGRLAARSMKAYLGIRDVAEPYGGGDDHPFGIDLRERNFARVRLARSDGRPPATVAQAREGEGERTMAAAR